In a single window of the Rhopalosiphum padi isolate XX-2018 chromosome 1, ASM2088224v1, whole genome shotgun sequence genome:
- the LOC132918289 gene encoding uncharacterized protein LOC132918289 produces the protein MPKRRCVFTPQLKLEFPFLQDADEVGKIFCTICKSVFSIEHGGRSDITQHVTKVKKHLLALSAASKHEKVTSFFLKNDPSGSTDESRRTAAQEGIFAFHTVIHNHSFRSMDCTSSLLKQMYNKKFTCARTKAESIVLNVLAPFAMQQIYKEIENINFATIMIDTSNHKNLKIVPILIRYFKPNSGIQIKVFEVTNLKGETANILSTYIIESLKKHKLSDKIVAFSGDNCNTNFGGVLRKGSNNVFSILNNNLKTNIFGVGCAAHILHNAMQSSADVLPIDVEIIVNKIFQFFHIYTVRVEHLKEFCEYANVEYKNILGSVKTRWLSLLPAITRIIDIYPGLKSYFEKQEKCPTILKSFFNDPMSIVWFHFLQSQLKVVCDTVTKIEGDKISACEVAEELEILVGKIKNRKHLNFLTTNILSLLNDLKNNNMYNESSFKKSTDLFYNTFLSYVEKWGCHFDQLKIFHWVQLINCPTWENVQKCIKFLMENNRNNSNIKLDEDNLFDEFSHVEQIFKSRIHEWQKNSAKVEVKWCEIFEYTKAHNIDTTNISKIVEYSLAIPGTNAAVERIFSTINVLWTDEKNRFLVETIKSIIIVKTHFKNLSCNEFYNILLKETRLLDEIGSAQKYTKTSKEEIYMPSSSK, from the coding sequence atgccCAAAAGACGGTGCGTTTTTACTCcacaattaaaattagaatttccttTTTTACAAGATGCTGACGAagtaggaaaaatattttgtaccataTGTAAGTCAGTGTTTTCTATAGAACATGGTGGACGTTCAGACATAACACAACAtgttacaaaagtaaaaaaacatttactggCATTATCAGCTGCATCAAAACACGAAAAggtaacttctttttttttaaaaaatgatccgAGTGGGTCCACTGACGAAAGTAGACGTACTGCAGCACAAGAAGGGATATTCGCATTTCATACCGTGATACACAATCACTCATTTCGATCAATGGACTGCACATCATctcttttaaaacaaatgtataataaaaaatttacatgtgCGAGAACTAAGGCTGAATCGattgttttaaatgtgttaGCTCCTTTCGCCATGCAACAAATTTATaaggaaatagaaaatataaattttgctaCAATTATGATAGATACTTCTAACCATAAGAACCTAAAAATCGTACCAATTTTAATACGTTATTTCAAACCAAATTCGGGAATACAAATCAAAGTTTTTgaagtaacaaatttaaaaggagaaacagcaaatattttatcaacttatataattgaaagtttaaaaaagcATAAGTTGTCAGATAAAATTGTTGCATTTTCTGGAGATAATTGCAATACTAACTTTGGAGGTGTTTTAAGAAAAggatcaaataatgttttttcaattttaaataacaatttaaaaacgaatatttttggaGTAGGTTGCGCTGCTCATATTTTGCACAACGCTATGCAATCAAGTGCTGATGTGTTACCTATTGATGTAGAAATCATAGTTaacaaaatttttcaattttttcatatcTATACAGTTCGAGTTGAACATTTGAAAGAGTTTTGTGAATATGcaaatgttgaatataaaaatattcttggaagTGTAAAAACTCGTTGGTTATCCTTATTACCTGCAATAACaagaattattgatatttacccGGGCTTAAAATCATACTTCGAGAAACAGGAAAAGTGtcctacaatattaaaatcgttttttaacgATCCTATGTCTATAGTGTggtttcattttttacaaagCCAATTAAAGGTTGTCTGTGATACTGTAACTAAAATAGAAGGAGATAAAATATCAGCCTGTGAAGTTGCAGAGGAATTAGAAATTTtagttggaaaaataaaaaatagaaaacatctAAACTTccttacaacaaatattttatcgcttttaaatgatttaaaaaacaataatatgtataatgaaagctcattcaaaaaaagtactgatctattttataatacttttttatcttACGTAGAAAAATGGGGTTGCCACTTTGAccagttgaaaatatttcattgggTCCAACTAATAAACTGTCCTACTTgggaaaatgttcaaaaatgtattaaatttcttatgGAAAACAACCGAAATAattctaacataaaattagatgaagataatttatttgatgaattcaGTCATGtagaacaaatttttaaatcacgaATTCATGAATGGCAAAAAAATTCCGCTAAAGTAGAAGTTAAGTGGtgtgaaatatttgaatacactaAAGCTCATAACATTGATACAACTAACATATCAAAAATCGTAGAATATTCTTTGGCAATTCCTGGTACAAATGCTGCAGTAGAACGGATTTTTTCAACCATTAATGTGTTGTGGACAgatgaaaaaaatcgatttttggttgaaactatcaaatcaattataatcgtaaaaacacactttaaaaacttatcttgtaatgagttttataatattctattaaaagaaACTAGGTTACTTGATGAAATCGGTTCAGCacaaaagtatacaaaaacatCAAAAGAAGAAATTTACATGCCATcgtcatcaaaataa